From a region of the Etheostoma cragini isolate CJK2018 chromosome 20, CSU_Ecrag_1.0, whole genome shotgun sequence genome:
- the LOC117935851 gene encoding neuroblast differentiation-associated protein AHNAK-like isoform X6, with translation MCDCFHLAFPNWHAASSGTAGRRLRAPEPGPEDDSTCDEPSQFTESERPRPQGSSPVEEYPETEKYTDSDKECEAEHDPHHKSGSGKKTKKSGLGSMFEKRSTPKMSKLKEVHSPESGLIVKTAKDGCAEGLVYGGGGKEGIFIKEVVPESPASKSLKLKEGDQILSATVYFDNVSYEDAIQILEHAQAYRVKLCLKRKPDITETETAIETDAIPEEDVYAPEMREQGKTKRRGDARISWPKFPSFGKGKKSRFIRSHSSSEADEQRKLELSPTTSDTESPIKSQDALKGKKKQKTKFSVLTKRGRISSSEDQDTDAPTSAQMVSPECFESPSGGTPQIFATEDLKVVEDFRREQNDQKLTEPQTVQHKVELITIDSTLKTEDLTVALAGQGSPSGIKSPDGKKNKKERSELKMKISGKDKLHKKDTKAKSSPKRLKTLGASIEIADQPGNEKSDEIPSFKSQTKLQGDQLALNANTQIISSESSRLEMSVPKVELEISDVALIGKSPQKGEEKTKKGKDVKQKLETKTGPIFKLPKIGFSDIATEEIIPQMNVNFEERTPKMEKFTTEGTEVKKYPHERLSKSSLPKREDIVIPGMEDMSKKTKVKGIKEPKAVFTGHYEDIQAETVDLSFDVDSVKEAVSKLPGFKLPKVDMSGVPIPEEITVIDANAQRISVKTPTKTKHDAHFSKFDITASPEISKTTVKLPKITSDDLTTEELLIESKVDLKKTEKEYKTQPKQSDKEHVIIPGKESVQVAAIFQTQETQGKDDIKSENESAVTLKSKRAKITMTSFGISKPDIRIPDIGIDFPKQKQQKGDNVKGERTIFLQEEEISKTETRNKIGEVISDVKIPESESIEYIDSVDGSPDKKDGGIGLTGFGVNLNAASPKTDISFPQIRGEVKGVEYKVHTFKLPEYGAVTENISIDMPDAEKDVKIDGADIRTIEREIKGGKFKMPNLSISMAKVKGPEIEKDVDLPLPEAKAEVELPDIPEVEVNLGNVDVSIPEKNMEVKKPELDVQPWQVEGELDGQGSKFKKPKFGIKIPKLKEPEFDLSLSKKDVHVTLPEVKSEVQVPEAPKMDDSLGKAEVLIPVAKVEVKKPELKIKPLHTDIELQGQGGEFQMPKLGITMPKLKGPEFDSSLSKKVVDVTLPEAKAEVQLPAAPEIDTTLGRINVSIPKQKMEVEKPELDIKPLRTEGELDGQGGKFKMPKLGVKMPKIKVPELDLGLSKKDVDVTLPEAKAELKPPDVEHTEHGIKVDVKAPEIAVYQQDVEGPSSRFKMPTFKLPAFGDGSPKVSVEAHDMDKEVKIDVANINNDVVNIKAPSIDLKGPSIDMKAIGTDLEGKESKFKMPHLGFSMPKVKGPQLNIPEASAEVKLPETLKIDASLGKAEFLIQEENIEVKEPEVKIKPLQTDVELEREGDTFKMPKLGKSMPKVKGPEIHFSLSKTDGDVTLPEAKAEVKVPEVELKEPSANVEIKGPEITEKDREGSPLKFKMPTFKLPKYGIGTPDMSVEISDMDKDVKINRADIKITEDTLAVDIAAPSIGIEGPSIDIKTTGTEHEGKGSKFKLPSLGFSGPPTKRPDVDLSLLKKDVDGTLPEAKADVKLPNIHTEAPRTDIEGLSIDLKTTGIEEDGKRSFKMPHLSFSMPRVKGPKMDLSLSDVDVKLIETKPDVKHPEVDLGKVDVSIPEAKMQVKKPEVEMQSRQTQGQLEGKGEKLKMPKFGIKMPTLRETEFDLSLSKRDVDIPLPQAKVKVKLPEAPKTDASLRKAEVFIPEAKMEDKKPKAELKPLQTEINIEGRGGKFQMPKFGITMPKVKGPEIDLSLSEKDVDVTIPNAKAEVKLPKAPEIALDMKPPACEAEIVGQGGKFKMPKFGISMPKVKGPEMDVSLSKKDVDVTLPKAKADVVLPEASEIAVDMKPQECEAEIDGQGGKYKTPKLGISMHKVKGPDFDFSLSKKDADITLPEAKTEVNLPDVELKEPSAKVEIKAPEIETQLSSVKGSPSKFKLPTFKFPKFGAATSNVSTELPDIDKEIKIDGADMQISVPDIDVDVPKVKAEIHLPEVEVKKPSGSGVIEQQPGVEVDAKLKKTRFSLPRFSFSKPTVKAPELDASLQDAKAITEGKVEVNVLIPETKAKVEEAELEVKPLQTEVKGQGSEFGMSMPKVKGPEFHLGLSKKDIDVRIPEAKADINFPDVDLKQPSAKIEMKAPVIEVLAKDTEGSPSKFKMPNFSFSMPKVKGQDVDVSLSKNDTDIPLAETKAEIKLPEAPKIDASLGKAEVLIPEERVDVKKPEVEIKPLRTDVELKGHGGEFQMPKFGIKMPKVKGPEKI, from the exons tgtgaaGCAGAGCATGACCCACACCACAAAAGTGGGAGtggaaagaaaactaaaaagtcTGGGCTTGGGTCCATGTTTGAAAAGCGCTCAACTCCAAAGATGAGTAAACTGAAG GAGGTTCACAGCCCTGAGTCTGGACTGATAGTGAAAACAGCCAAAGATGGATGTGCAGAGGGTCTGGTTTATGGtggaggagggaaagagggaatATTCATTAAGGAAGTGGTACCAGAGTCACCTGCCTCAAAAAGTCTGAAACTAAAAGAAG GTGATCAGATTCTGAGCGCCACTGTATATTTTGACAACGTGTCATATGAGGATGCCATTCAGATTCTGGAGCACGCTCAGGCTTACAGAGTGAAGCTCTGCTTGAAACGCAAACCAGACATCACAGAGACTGAAACAGCCATTGAAACTGACGCCATCCCT GAGGAAGACGTTTATGCTCCAGAAATGAGGGAGCAAGGAAAAACCAAAAGGCGTGGCGATGCCCGCATTTCATGGCCTAAGTTTCCCTCCtttggaaaaggaaagaagTCCCGCTTTATAAGATCTCACAGCTCCTCAGAGGCTGATGAGCAAAGAAAGCTTGAGCTTAGCCCCACCACAAGTGATACAGAGTCACCTATAAAATCTCAGGATGCTCTCAAAggcaaaaagaaacagaaaacaaagttctCTGTTCTAACAAAGAGAGGGCGCATAAGTTCATCTGAAGACCAGGACACAGACGCACCAACATCTGCGCAGATGGTTTCACCTGAGTGCTTTGAAAGTCCCTCAGGGGGAACACCTCAAATCTTTGCGACAGAGGATCTGAAAGTAGTGGAAGACTTCAGACGTGAGCAAAATGATCAAAAACTGACTGAACCTCAAACTGTTCAACACAAGGTAGAACTCATCACTATAGACAGCACTTTGAAAACAGAAGATCTAACTGTGGCTCTGGCAGGTCAAGGTAGCCCCTCTGGTATTAAGTCCCCTGATgggaagaaaaataagaaagagCGGtctgaattaaaaatgaaaatttcGGGAAAGGATAAATTGCACAAGAAAGATACAAAAGCAAAATCTTCACCAAAAAGGCTGAAAACTCTGGGGGCAAGTATTGAAATAGCAGACCAACCTGGAAATGAAAAATCTGATGAAATCCCAAGTTTTAAGTCACAAACAAAACTACAGGGGGATCAACTTGCACTTAATGCCAATACTCAAATAATCAGCAGTGAGAGTTCAAGGTTGGAAATGAGTGTACCAAAGGTTGAACTTGAAATATCTGACGTTGCGTTGATTGGAAAATCTCCACAGAAGGGTGAAGAGAAAACGAAGAAAGGCAAGGACGTTAAACAAAAACTAGAAACAAAGACAGGTCCAATATTCAAACTACCTAAAATAGGCTTTAGTGACATTGCCACTGAGGAAATAATCCCACAAATGAATGTCAATTTTGAAGAACGTACACCTAAAATGGAGAAATTTACAACTGAAGGTACAGAAGTGAAAAAATATCCTCATGAGCGACTGTCGAAAAGCAGTCTTCCCAAACGTGAAGACATTGTTATTCCAGGTATGGAGGACATGTCTAAGAAGACCAAAGTCAAAGGAATTAAAGAGCCTAAAGCTGTTTTTACAGGACATTATGAAGACATTCAAGCTGAAACTGTAGACCTGTCTTTTGATGTTGACAGTGTGAAAGAGGCTGTTTCAAAACTGCCTGGATTTAAGCTGCCTAAGGTTGACATGAGTGGTGTGCCTATTCCTGAAGAAATTACTGTAATAGATGCAAATGCACAAAGAATATCAGTGAAAACACccactaaaacaaaacatgatgcACACTTCAGTAAGTTTGACATAACTGCCTCTCCAGAAATCTCCAAGACAACAGTCAAACTACCAAAGATCACATCTGATGATTTAACCACAGAGGAGCTTTTAATAGAGAGtaaagtggatttaaaaaaaactgaaaaggaatACAAAACTCAGCCAAAACAAAGCGACAAAGAACATGTTATAATACCTGGAAAAGAAAGTGTACAAGTAGCCGCCATTTTTCAGacacaagaaacacaaggcaAAGATGACATTAAATCGGAAAATGAATCCGCAGTTACACTCAAATCAAAGAGGGCAAAGATAACAATGACAAGCTTTGGGATTTCAAAACCAGACATAAGAATCCCTGACATTGGAATTGACtttccaaaacaaaagcaacaaaaaggtGACAATGTAAAGGGAGAAAGAACTATATTTcttcaagaagaagaaatttCAAAGACTGAAACAAGGAACAAGATTGGAGAAGTCATATCAGATGTCAAAATACCAGAAAGTGAAAGCATTGAGTACATTGACTCAGTAGATGGTTCACCAGACAAAAAGGACGGTGGCATTGGTTTGACAGGTTTTGGTGTTAATCTTAATGCTGCAAGCCCAAAGACGGACATCTCCTTTCCACAGATCAGAGGTGAAGTAAAAGGTGTTGAATACAAAGTGCACACATTCAAACTTCCCGAATATGGAGCAGTGACTGAGAACATCAGTATAGATATGCCTGATGCAGAAAAGGATGTAAAGATTGATGGGGCAGACATAAGAACAATTGAAAGAGAGATAAAAGGTGgcaagtttaaaatgccaaatcTCAGCATCTCTATGGCAAAGGTTAAAGGACCTGAAATTGAAAAAGATGTAGATCTCCCACTACCAGAAGCAAAAGCTGAGGTGGAACTCCCAGACATTCCTGAGGTTGAGGTTAATCTAGGAAATGTAGATGTTTCTATTCCAGAGAAAAATATGGAGGTCAAAAAGCCTGAACTAGATGTCCAACCTTGGCAGGTTGAAGGTGAACTTGATGGACAAGGAAGCAAGTTCAAGAAGCCCAAGTTTGGAATTAAAATTCCCAAATTAAAAGAACCAGAATTTGATTTAAGCCTATCAAAGAAAGATGTACATGTCACACTACCAGAGGTTAAATCTGAAGTCCAAGTCCCAGAAGCCCCTAAAATGGATGACAGTCTTGGAAAAGCAGAGGTTTTGATTCCAGTAGCAAAGGTGGAAGTTAAAAAACCtgaattgaaaattaaaccttTGCACACTGACATTGAACTTCAAGGACAAGGAGGCGAGTTCCAAATGCCAAAGCTTGGAATCACGATGCCAAAATTAAAAGGACCTGAATTTGATTCGAGCTTATCAAAGAAAGTCGTAGATGTCACACTACCAGAGGCTAAAGCTGAAGTCCAACTCCCGGCAGCCCCAGAGATTGATACTACTCTTGGAAGGATAAATGTTTCCATTCCAAAGCAAAAGATGGAAGTTGAAAAACCTGAATTGGATATCAAACCTCTGAGGACTGAAGGGGAACTTGATGGACAAGGAGgcaagtttaaaatgccaaaactTGGtgtaaaaatgccaaaaattaAAGTGCCTGAATTGGATTTAGGTTTATCAAAGAAAGATGTAGATGTCACGTTGCCTGAAGCTAAAGCAGAGCTCAAACCTCCTGATGTTGAACATACAGAACATGGAATTAAAGTAGATGTGAAAGCTCCAGAGATTGCAGTTTATCAACAGGATGTTGAAGGACCATCATCAAGATTTAAGATGCCAACTTTTAAACTACCAGCATTTGGAGATGGTTCTCCAAAGGTCTCTGTGGAAGCACATGATATGGACAAAGAAGTCAAAATTGATGTAGCTAACATTAATAATGATGTGGTTAATATTAAAGCACCCAGCATTGACCTTAAGGGTCCTTCAATTGATATGAAGGCTATAGGAACTGATCTTGAGGGGAAAGAAAGCAAGTTTAAAATGCCACATCTTGGCTTCTCTATGCCTAAAGTCAAAGGACCTCAACTTAATATACCAGAGGCCAGTGCTGAAGTCAAACTTCCTGAAACCCTTAAAATTGATGCCAGTCTTGGAAAAGCAGAATTTTTGATTCAAGAGGAAAATATAGAAGTTAAAGAACCTGAAGTGAAAATCAAACCTTTACAGACTGATGTTGAACTTGAAAGAGAAggagacacatttaaaatgcccAAGTTGGGAAAGTCAATGCCAAAAGTTAAAGGACCTGAAATTCACTTTAGCTTATCAAAGACAGATGGAGATGTGACACTGCCAGAAGCCAAAGCTGAAGTAAAAGTCCCTGAAGTTGAACTAAAAGAACCCTCTGCTAATGTGGAAATTAAAGGTCCTGAAATAACGGAAAAAGATAGAGAAGGATCGCCATTGAAGTTTAAGATGCCGACATTCAAACTACCTAAATATGGAATTGGTACTCCAGACATGTCTGTAGAAATATCTGATATGGACAAAGATGTCAAAATCAATAGAGCTGATATTAAAATTACTGAAGATACTCTTGCAGTTGACATTGCAGCACCCAGCATTGGCATTGAAGGTCCATCAATAGATATTAAAACTACAGGAACTGAACATGAAGGAAAGGGAAGCAAGTTCAAATTACCAAGTCTCGGTTTTTCTGGACCTCCAACCAAACGGCCTGACGTTGATTTAAGCCTATTAAAGAAAGACGTAGATGGGACTTTACCAGAAGCCAAAGCTGATGTCAAACTCCCTAACATTCACACTGAAGCACCCAGAACTGACATTGAGGGCCTATCAATAGATTTGAAAACTACAGGAATTGAAGAGGATGGGAAAAGAAGCTTTAAAATGCCACATCTTAGTTTCTCCATGCCAAGAGTGAAGGGACCTAAAATGGATTTAAGCCTTTCAGACGTAGATGTCAAATTAATAGAGACAAAACCTGATGTCAAACATCCAGAGGTTGATCTTGGAAAAGTGGATGTTTCAATTCCAGAGGCTAAGATGCAAGTTAAAAAACCTGAAGTGGAAATGCAGTCCAGGCAGACTCAAGGTCAGCttgaaggaaaaggagaaaagcTCAAAATGCCAAAATTTGGAATCAAAATGCCTACATTAAGAGAGACAGAATTTGACTTGAGTTTATCAAAGAGAGATGTTGATATCCCACTACCACAGGCAAAGGTTAAGGTCAAACTCCCAGAAGCCCCTAAAACTGATGCCAGTCTTAGAAAAGCAGAGGTTTTTATTCCAGAGGCAAAGATGGAGGATAAAAAACCTAAAGCAGAACTAAAACCTTTGCAGACTGAAATTAACATTGAAGGACGTGGAGGCAAGTTCCAAATGCCAAAGTTTGGAATTACAATGCCAAAAGTAAAAGGACCTGAAATTGATTTAAGCTTATCAGAGAAAGATGTAGATGTGACAATTCCAAACGCTAAAGCTGAGGTTAAACTCCCAAAAGCTCCTGAAATTGCTCTGGACATGAAACCACCAGCGTGTGAAGCAGAAATTGTTGGGCAAGGAGGCAAGTTCAAAATGCCAAAGTTTGGAATCTCAATGCCAAAAGTAAAAGGACCTGAAATGGATGTAAGCCTGTCAAAGAAGGATGTAGATGTGACACTACCAAAGGCTAAAGCTGATGTTGTACTCCCAGAAGCTTCTGAAATTGCTGTGGATATGAAACCACAAGAGTGTGAAGCAGAAATTGATGGGCAAGGTGGCAAGTACAAAACGCCAAAGCTTGGAATCTCAATGCATAAAGTAAAAGGACCTGATTTTGATTTCAGCTTATCAAAGAAAGATGCAGACATCACACTCCCAGAGGCCAAAACTGAAGTCAATCTCCCTGATGTTGAACTCAAAGAACCTTCTGCTAAAGTGGAAATTAAAGCTCCTGAGATTGAAACTCAATTAAGCAGTGTAAAAGGATCACCATCAAAATTTAAACTGCCAACATTTAAATTTCCTAAATTTGGAGCTGCTACTTCAAATGTCAGCACTGAACTACCTGATATagacaaagaaatcaaaattgATGGAGCTGACATGCAGATATCTGTGCCAGACATAGATGTTGATGTACCGAAGGTTAAAGCAGAGATCCATCTGCCAGAGGTTGAGGTCAAAAAGCCGTCAGGTAGTGGTGTGATAGAGCAACAGCCAGGTGTTGAGGTTGatgcaaaactgaaaaaaacaagattttcactgcccagattttctttttcaaaaccaacTGTTAAGGCCCCAGAACTTGATGCCAGTCTTCAGGATGCAAAAGCAATTACAGAGGGAAAGGTGGAAGTGAATGTTTTGATTCCAGAGACTAAGGCCAAAGTTGAAGAAGCTGAGCTGGAAGTTAAACCTTTGCAGACAGAAGTTAAAGGACAAGGAAGTGAGTTTGGAATGTCCATGCCAAAGGTAAAAGGACCAGAATTTCATCTTGGCTTATCAAAGAAAGATATAGATGTCAGAATACCAGAAGCAAAAGCAGATATCAACTTCCCTGATGTTGACCTAAAACAACCTTCTGCCAAAATAGAAATGAAAGCTCCTGTGATTGAGGTTTTAGCTAAAGATACAGAAGGATCAccttcaaaattcaaaatgccAAATTTCAGCTTCTCTATGCCTAAAGTAAAAGGGCAAGATGTAGATGTAAGCTTATCAAAGAATGACACAGATATCCCATTAGCAGAGACTAAAGCTGAGATCAAACTCCCAGAGGCCCCTAAAATTGATGCCAGTCTTGGAAAAGCAGAGGTTTTGATTCCAGAGGAAAGGGTGGACGTTAAAAAACCTGAGGTTGAAATCAAACCTTTACGCACTGACGTTGAACTTAAAGGGCATGGAGGCGAGTTTCAAATGCCAAAGTTTGGAATCAAAATGCCAAAAGTAAAAGGACCT gaaaagatTTAA